One stretch of Paenibacillus sp. AN1007 DNA includes these proteins:
- a CDS encoding cation diffusion facilitator family transporter codes for MAEQPKSESFMSLVKKGNTSSAVAMAGNAILALCKGGAFIFSGSGAMFASAMHSLADAINQGFVFVGSVLSEKQPTRRFPTGFGRVINIFCMIAVIVVTIMAYETIHEGIHLLQHPAGHSGGLWINIGVLVLNIAIDGAILIKAMKEILKEARAPKATGLALVPAAIKNVGRAAPPTRLVFYEDVVAVLGAALALVSVVVIALTNFALLDGIVTTIIGCLMIAVAFRVGYDNMIGLIGVAAPQDIEDKVSQTILADSHVADIQMMRIIQEGRYYHVEGLIELTKGLSLADADDIKFRIQEKLMANPDIADAAISIIEDDGVNSWGKKQSDVVK; via the coding sequence GTGGCTGAACAACCGAAGTCAGAGAGCTTTATGTCTCTCGTCAAAAAAGGAAACACATCCTCTGCCGTAGCTATGGCCGGAAATGCCATACTTGCGCTGTGTAAGGGAGGAGCCTTTATCTTCAGCGGCAGCGGCGCCATGTTTGCTTCAGCGATGCATTCACTCGCCGATGCCATTAACCAAGGGTTTGTTTTTGTCGGAAGTGTGTTATCCGAGAAGCAGCCTACACGCCGCTTTCCGACCGGATTCGGACGGGTCATCAACATTTTCTGCATGATTGCCGTTATTGTAGTAACGATCATGGCCTATGAAACGATTCATGAAGGCATTCACCTGCTCCAGCATCCTGCTGGTCACTCGGGTGGGCTGTGGATCAACATTGGTGTGCTTGTGCTTAATATTGCGATCGACGGCGCAATCCTCATCAAAGCGATGAAGGAAATTCTCAAGGAAGCCCGCGCGCCAAAAGCGACAGGACTGGCACTCGTACCTGCAGCGATCAAAAACGTAGGACGCGCTGCACCTCCGACCCGCCTCGTATTCTATGAAGATGTCGTAGCTGTGCTTGGGGCAGCCCTTGCGCTCGTGTCCGTTGTCGTTATTGCACTAACCAACTTTGCTTTGCTGGACGGTATTGTTACCACCATCATTGGATGTTTGATGATCGCTGTAGCTTTCCGTGTCGGCTACGACAACATGATTGGATTGATCGGTGTCGCAGCGCCTCAGGATATCGAGGACAAGGTATCCCAGACGATTCTGGCGGACAGCCATGTTGCCGACATCCAGATGATGCGCATCATTCAGGAAGGCCGTTATTACCATGTCGAAGGTTTGATTGAGCTGACCAAAGGCCTGAGCCTCGCAGATGCAGACGATATCAAATTCCGAATTCAGGAGAAACTGATGGCGAACCCGGACATTGCAGATGCAGCCATCTCCATTATTGAAGATGATGGGGTGAACAGCTGGGGCAAAAAACAATCGGACGTGGTGAAATAA
- a CDS encoding class III extradiol ring-cleavage dioxygenase — MMPSLFIAHGAPSLALEENAYTEFVQKLGQEMPKPKAIVLFSAHWESNTQLVSSVSGSYDTIYDFGGFQPELYQIKYPAEGHAETTAEVVKRLTEAGIPVQTDDMRGLDHGAWVVLRLLYPEADIPVVALSVNRYLTGEQQYQIGKALVSLREQDILVIGSGGTVHNLRRLNWESTGVDSWALEFDSWLQDKLERWDTDALFAYDKTAPSAQAAVPTPEHFVPLLLAMGAGDAKKQASLLFRAYQLGNLSLSCWKFE; from the coding sequence ATGATGCCATCTCTGTTTATCGCTCATGGCGCTCCTTCACTGGCGCTCGAGGAGAATGCTTACACTGAGTTCGTGCAAAAACTGGGGCAGGAGATGCCCAAGCCAAAAGCAATCGTGCTGTTCTCCGCTCACTGGGAATCGAACACACAGCTTGTCTCCTCTGTAAGCGGATCATATGACACGATCTATGATTTCGGCGGTTTTCAGCCTGAACTCTACCAGATTAAATATCCGGCGGAGGGGCATGCCGAAACAACTGCTGAAGTCGTCAAACGGCTAACCGAGGCGGGAATCCCTGTACAGACCGATGATATGCGCGGCCTCGACCACGGAGCATGGGTTGTACTGCGTCTGCTCTATCCTGAAGCAGACATCCCTGTCGTGGCTTTGTCTGTTAACCGTTACCTGACAGGCGAGCAGCAGTACCAGATTGGTAAAGCACTCGTCTCGCTGCGTGAACAAGACATTCTGGTCATCGGCAGCGGGGGAACGGTGCACAACCTGCGACGTTTGAACTGGGAAAGTACAGGTGTGGATTCATGGGCCTTAGAATTCGACAGCTGGCTGCAGGATAAGCTGGAGCGCTGGGATACGGATGCTCTCTTTGCTTATGACAAAACTGCACCGTCTGCTCAGGCTGCAGTCCCTACACCAGAGCATTTTGTACCTCTACTGCTGGCAATGGGTGCAGGAGATGCAAAAAAGCAAGCCTCCCTCTTGTTCCGGGCATATCAGCTTGGAAACCTGAGTCTGTCCTGCTGGAAATTTGAATAA
- a CDS encoding SMI1/KNR4 family protein yields the protein MSEPRSEQRIDELMDELLELLEEKVQDEENQELLEAYREREGAADEELDSFEQHYGIRLPPDFRAFYKRKNGSGYAFHVLFPGDAARNEDNVFYMLSLEQMQQENDGTVEIPMEDYFSKEEMLELDPRIKPYLHQKSWITFGKLGGGSLYLMLDFDPAEQGTYGQIIMFTHDPDFVYYTAETFTELLEQSNRNLREIEAIEY from the coding sequence ATGTCAGAGCCGAGATCGGAACAGCGTATCGATGAATTAATGGATGAGCTGCTGGAACTGTTGGAAGAAAAGGTTCAGGACGAGGAAAACCAGGAGCTGCTGGAAGCTTACCGCGAACGGGAAGGGGCAGCTGATGAGGAACTGGATTCGTTCGAACAGCATTACGGTATACGTCTCCCACCCGATTTCCGGGCATTTTACAAACGTAAAAATGGTAGTGGATATGCCTTTCATGTCCTGTTCCCAGGCGATGCAGCACGAAATGAGGACAATGTCTTCTACATGTTATCGCTGGAACAGATGCAGCAGGAAAACGACGGTACGGTAGAGATTCCGATGGAAGACTACTTTTCCAAGGAAGAAATGCTTGAGCTGGATCCGCGAATCAAACCTTATCTGCATCAGAAGTCGTGGATTACCTTTGGTAAGCTGGGGGGCGGCTCACTGTATTTAATGCTGGACTTTGACCCAGCAGAGCAGGGAACATATGGGCAGATCATTATGTTCACACACGATCCTGACTTTGTCTATTACACAGCTGAAACCTTCACGGAGCTGCTGGAGCAGTCCAATCGTAATCTGCGTGAGATAGAAGCAATCGAATATTAA